In Corylus avellana chromosome ca8, CavTom2PMs-1.0, the genomic stretch GTAAACCTTTAAAATCTGGGGCACAAGGAAGTAAGGTCATCGTAACGACACGTGATCACGAAGTTGCATTAGTTATGCGTGCTAGTTCAACTCATCCTCTAAAGAAGTTACGAGAAGAAGATTGTAGGTCATTATTTACAAAACATGCTTTCTATGATGGTAACCCTAATGCACATCCACAACTAGAAGAATTAGGTAgacaaattgttgaaaaatgtGATGGCCTTCCTTTAGCAATAAAAGCAATTGGAGATCTCTTGAGGTATGAATTGGATGTTGATGAATGGAATAAGATATTGAAGAGTGACTTATGGGATTTGCCAATTGACAAGACAAAAATTCTTCCTGCTCTAAAATTAAGTTACAAGTATCTCCCATCACATCTAAAGCGATGCTTTGCTTATTGTTCAATatttccaaaaaattatattttcaaaaaaaacaagttagtcTTATTATGGATGGCAGAAGGTTTCCTACATGAATCTAAAAATATGACAATGGAAGAAGTTGGTGATAATTACTTCTCTGCTCTCGTATCAAGATCATTATTCCAACAATCAAGTGGCAATAAATCACTTTTCACGATGCATGATCTTGTGAACGATTTAGCAACATTTGTGTCTGGAAAATTCAATCTAAGGATGGAGGGTGATTATTCTGGAGAAAATGCGAACAAGGTTCGTCATTTGTCATATGTTAGAGAAGAATTTGATGGCTTTAAGAAGTTTGAGGCTCTTTATAAGACTAAGTTGTGCACTTTCTTGCCAATAGACTTGTCTCATAGTTACTTTTCCTACTTAACAAAAAAGGTACCACATGAGTTATTGCCAATGCTAAAGTGCTTACGTGtgctctctctgtctctttacCGCAATATGACTGAATTGCCAGATTTAATTGGCAAACTTACACACCTGCGTTACTTGGATCTCTCTTCCACTAGAGTTCAAAAATTGCCTGATTCCATATATAAGTTGTGCAATTTACAAACATTGATTTTGTCACAATGTGGAATGCTTATTGCATTGCCAAGCGATATGTGGAAACTCGTTAGTTTACGTCATCTTGATATTACCGGTACTAGAATAACAGAGATGCCAATACAATTGGGTAGATTAAAATGCCTACAGACATTGACCAAATTTATCGTTGGCAAAGGGAGTGGGTCGTGCATTGAAGAGTTGGGAAAACTTACAAATCTTCGGGGATCGCTTTCTATATTAAAGCTCCAAAATGTTGAATCTTCTATTGATGCTCTAGATGCAAGCTTGAGGAATAAAAAGTACCTCGAAGAGCTGGTATTAGAATGGGAACGTGATGATAATTTTTCAGAAAGTCAGAAAATTGTACTTGATAGTCTCCGGCCCCATACAAACTTGAAAAGCCTCGCTATCAAATACTATTGTGGTAGAAGTCTTTCAGATTGGATAGGGCTTCCTTCATTCTCTAAACTAGCGTATCTTCGTCTACAAAACTGTTATTATTGCAGTAGCTTGCCATCCCTTGGACAGTTACCCTCTTTGCAGAACCTCTCTATTGTTGGGTTTAATGAAGTTGTTAGAGTGGGTTCTGAGTTTTGTGGCAGCGGCGGCTCTTCTTCAGTTAACTCATTTGGTGCCTTGAAAGTTCTAAAATTCGAGGGTATGGCAAAGTGGGAGGAATGGGTTTTTTTTGGTGCTGAAAATGGAGGTGTAGCTTTTTCTCAACTAGAAGAGCTTTATATCGTGGATTGCCCAAAGTTAAAAGGAGGATTGCCCgtccatcttccttctttaacCAAACTTCAGATTATTAATTGTGAGGGGCTGGTGGCTCCACTCCCAAAGACTCCTGCTATTTGTGAAATGCAACTAAGCAATTGTAATGAGATACAGTTTAAGGAATTGCCAACCGGAATGCAAATGCTCGTAATTGGAGGATTTTCCCAACGAGAGGGAATAATAGACTCCAATTGCTGTCTTCAAGGGTTAGTAATCTGTGGTCGTTCAGTTAATTCCCTTTTTAAGGATGGCCTTCCCTCTACATTAGAAACCCTCCGCATAACGAGCTGTTACTCACCTGTGTCGATAGACTCCAACAGCTGTCTTCAAAACTTATCAATCGCTTGCTGTCATTCACTTGAGGGTAGTTTTTCCTCTACATTGAAAACCCTTGACGTTTACAATTCCCAGACGCTCGAGCTCCCAACGCACCTGCACTATTCATCCCTTGAAACATTGTCGTTGACCACTTTTTTTACTCCCGATTCCTTTCCATTAGATTTATTCCCAAAGCTTTATCAACTCAATTTGTGGAGGTGTGACAATCTGAAATCTCTTACGGTTCCAGAAAATTATGAACATGATTTAGTCACCTTGAAGATTAGTAGTTGCGATAGTTTTGTGTCATTTCCAAACGGAGGATTGCGTGCCCCCAGCCTTGCATCGCTTTCGATCATAGATTGTTGGAGTCTGAGATCGCTTCCTGAGAAAATGGGCACACTCCTTCCGTCTCTTGAGGTATTGCTTGTAAGTCAATGTCCAGAAATTGAGTCTCTTCCTGAAGGGGGCTTGCCTTCCAATCTGAATTCAATTGAAATCGATCGTTGTGACAAACTCATTGCGAGTTGGATGGGATGGGGTTTGCAGAACCTCCCCATTCTTAAAGATTTGTCAATCGGTGGAACAAGACATGACGATGCGGAGTCCTTCCTAGGGGCACGGTTGCTCCCCACCACTCTCACCTATCTTTCCATTGCCGACTTTCCAAATTTGACATCTTTCGACAAGTTTCAACACCTTCGTGCTCTTCAAGTCCTGGAGATTTCTAAGTGTCCTAAGCTCAAGCACATGCCAGACAAGAAGGAGTTACCTGCCTCTCTTTCTATTCTAAAAATCTCCGGCTGTCCTTTGTTGACAAAAAAATGGCaaggtaaaagaaaaggaaaagaatggcgCAAGATTGCTCACGTTGAACAGAAATGGATTGATTACCGTTTGATTATTGAATAAGCCAAAGTCGAAAGGGTCTCCAGTTTCGATACATTTCAGCATTTGCAGCTATCTAGGTACACCACTTTTCAACCACCTAATTTACTAATTATAATTTAACctctttatttttggtttggttAATTGCTATCTTTGATAAAACAGGATGCTCTGTCCACTTGTTAATTCTTCATTTACTTCACTATTCCGGACATAAGCAGTTGAGTCATGTAACAACCCAGAATGATCGAGAACTCCATTGAGAATTGGTATATTCTCATGATTTGTCTTTCTATAAATCTTGATTCCACTGTCAATTCTCACTTCCTTGTTTATAGGGTCACTTTTTATTCTCAGTAACCAGTGTCATATGCTTGGGATCAAATCATGTAAACAAACAGAGCATGCAGACTTGTAGTTGCACTGTaaattgtcctttttttttttcttttttttttttagattttaactttttcttagAATAGAAAGACCGAGACAAGTTATTCTGCATATTTGTTTGATTTACTAAGGTGTCCTGTAGTTGATTTTTAGTGTACACTTCTCGGTTTGCtctgtttgtttgttcttttgtttgctAATACATAATGAAACACTTAAAAATTCAGTATTTCTAAATCTGATTTGAAGCATTAACCGAGTACTTCCTTTTTCCATCCCTTAATAACTTCAAAGCCACAATCTTTCCCCTAAACTTTGAATTACCATTCAATACCTTTTCTCCTTAAAGCTGCTACCTTTTCTTGTGGGTACTGTACATTTGATCCTTGTTAAGGTGCCTGGcttgtttttttggtaacaaaatgGCAGGCTTCCTGATATCTAGCCGGCATTGAACCAATTGGAAGCTGGTGTTGTTTCTGATACCTTCAATTATCAAAATGTTGAGATGAGAAACCGAAGCTAGACTTAGATGGTGACATTATCTGTTGACTAAGAGGCGCGGGTAAGTTTTCAATGGTGGTTCTTTTCTTTATCATTagtatacatacatatataagaGTATCGGCTATATGGTGCGGATGTGTTTTTTAGGCAAATGCAAAGGATTTGAAGTGGGTATTTAGCGTTGTTTTAGAAGATCCATTAGCTTGTTCTGTGAATAATTGCATGTGTGtgcttatttttatgttggTAGTAGGTAGTTATGCCTTTGTTTTTGGAGCTGCATGTGGGCAGTGCACATAAGCATTTACTGGAGTATATATATTTAGCTGGAGAATGGGAACACTCTCCATAATGTCATGAATGTGTATGTGTAAAGGCTTCGTTGGAACGCTGAAAGAGTTTGTCTAAAATCCCATGGTTGTTCCTCTCTAACGAAATCTACCATCGGTCTGAATTGCAGAGGTTTCTTTTGAATCATGCATGTTTGATATGTTATAAAGTTCATCagcataagtttttttttcaaagaaaatgtgACGTTTTGACTATTTTAATGAATTACAGGACATCTTCCTAAAACTGACAATGGGAATTTGATGCCACCATGTAAATCATGTGTGGAGTGCTTAAAAGAGTGTCAAGTTAGTCTCGCTCAATAGCTGATGCTAGTGAAGGGTACGCATTCTTAGAGTTTATTTCCTGCTATTGTGGTTATGTGTTTTGTCACCTGATTTTCTGGCATTGCTGGGTAGAATGTGTTTATAACTGGCCAAAGTTCGTCAGTTATCTTGAACTGTAAAGTTTGTTACGACCATAATTTGTTACATTTTTTCACATATTGAATTAACATAATATTTACTAGTAACATGTACTATACCATTGGTAGACAAATTCATGAAATGAAGCTACTGGTTAGCATTTATAGCAGATACACATACATAGGGAAGATGGAgttcaaacattatctataGGCCCATCATGGAGTTGAGGTTGTATTTGGCACAAGTGGTTTAAGTATAGAGTGGTGATGAGATAGGTGTTAGGTTCAAATGGATTATGGTGTGTCCAAGGATTTCATAAATTTGGGCAAGGTACATGAATTGCTTCTCTCTC encodes the following:
- the LOC132190976 gene encoding putative disease resistance RPP13-like protein 1, which gives rise to MASGGFVDFFRKQKLSGELLKKLETTYLTVNAVLEDAEELQVTKPAVRRWLDELKDAVYDAEHVLDEIATQALQSELDAEFQTTASKVQKSIFAFRNSFVEEIKPMIQKIVGRLESLARQKKTIGLTEGGGGKSSEIFATSSLVEESDICGRNDEKDAIINLLLSNEARGNEMSVIAIVGMGGIGKTTLAQLLYNDKRVKEYFDLDAWVYVSKEVDVTKVTKKIMDELSLSTDDTDDIMSLNQLQLTLKKKLTGKKFLIVLDDVWNENYVNWEDLSKPLKSGAQGSKVIVTTRDHEVALVMRASSTHPLKKLREEDCRSLFTKHAFYDGNPNAHPQLEELGRQIVEKCDGLPLAIKAIGDLLRYELDVDEWNKILKSDLWDLPIDKTKILPALKLSYKYLPSHLKRCFAYCSIFPKNYIFKKNKLVLLWMAEGFLHESKNMTMEEVGDNYFSALVSRSLFQQSSGNKSLFTMHDLVNDLATFVSGKFNLRMEGDYSGENANKVRHLSYVREEFDGFKKFEALYKTKLCTFLPIDLSHSYFSYLTKKVPHELLPMLKCLRVLSLSLYRNMTELPDLIGKLTHLRYLDLSSTRVQKLPDSIYKLCNLQTLILSQCGMLIALPSDMWKLVSLRHLDITGTRITEMPIQLGRLKCLQTLTKFIVGKGSGSCIEELGKLTNLRGSLSILKLQNVESSIDALDASLRNKKYLEELVLEWERDDNFSESQKIVLDSLRPHTNLKSLAIKYYCGRSLSDWIGLPSFSKLAYLRLQNCYYCSSLPSLGQLPSLQNLSIVGFNEVVRVGSEFCGSGGSSSVNSFGALKVLKFEVKRRIARPSSFFNQTSDY
- the LOC132189656 gene encoding putative disease resistance protein At3g14460 codes for the protein MQLSNCNEIQFKELPTGMQMLVIGGFSQREGIIDSNCCLQGLVICGRSVNSLFKDGLPSTLETLRITSCYSPVSIDSNSCLQNLSIACCHSLEGSFSSTLKTLDVYNSQTLELPTHLHYSSLETLSLTTFFTPDSFPLDLFPKLYQLNLWRCDNLKSLTVPENYEHDLVTLKISSCDSFVSFPNGGLRAPSLASLSIIDCWSLRSLPEKMGTLLPSLEVLLVSQCPEIESLPEGGLPSNLNSIEIDRCDKLIASWMGWGLQNLPILKDLSIGGTRHDDAESFLGARLLPTTLTYLSIADFPNLTSFDKFQHLRALQVLEISKCPKLKHMPDKKELPASLSILKISGCPLLTKKWQGKRKGKEWRKIAHVEQKWIDYRLIIE